A single window of Archangium gephyra DNA harbors:
- a CDS encoding amidohydrolase family protein, translated as MARRFSARVGALAVLVFHAAQGCAHAPTPAAAPPVVVLEGARVFDGEATTGPATVVLEGERIRAVGPRGSLQVPAGAQVVDYSGKTLIPGLILAHAHVGIVSGVETGRRFYTRENITRQLARYLDYGVMTVNSLGLNPPLFYTLRRELKGHTTGADLLGAGPGLGAPMGLPPARGMNLEDDQVVRPETPEAAREAVRDMAGQGVDMVKLWVDSMKGGVPKLRPEVYRAAIDEAHRHGLRAAAHIHDLEDAKAVVEAGIDVLAHGVRDQPVDDAFIQAMKTRGVWYIPTVNLDEANYLYAEHPAWMDEPFFRAAVDPALQRRFDDPQWQRETLASEGAAKARKAVAINLQNLRALHQAGVKIGFGTDSGALPQRIPGFAEHRELELMTQAGLTPARALRAATRDSAELLGLKSQGAIAPGMVADLVVLDSDPVQDIRNTRDIHAVWRRGVQVRPLRAP; from the coding sequence ATGGCTCGTCGCTTCTCCGCCCGGGTAGGTGCGCTCGCGGTGCTCGTCTTCCACGCCGCACAGGGCTGTGCCCATGCGCCCACTCCAGCCGCAGCTCCACCCGTGGTCGTCCTGGAGGGCGCTCGTGTCTTCGATGGCGAAGCCACCACTGGCCCGGCAACGGTGGTGCTCGAGGGCGAACGCATCCGTGCCGTGGGGCCTCGTGGCTCGCTTCAGGTTCCGGCCGGCGCTCAGGTGGTCGACTACTCTGGCAAGACGCTCATCCCAGGGTTGATCCTGGCGCATGCGCACGTCGGTATCGTCTCGGGTGTGGAGACGGGGCGGCGCTTCTACACCCGCGAGAACATCACCCGGCAGCTGGCCCGCTACCTCGACTACGGGGTGATGACCGTCAACTCGCTGGGGCTGAACCCGCCCCTGTTCTACACCCTGCGGCGGGAGCTGAAAGGGCACACCACGGGCGCGGACCTCCTGGGCGCCGGGCCTGGCCTCGGCGCTCCGATGGGCCTGCCCCCGGCGCGAGGCATGAACCTCGAGGACGACCAGGTCGTGCGCCCCGAGACGCCCGAGGCCGCGCGCGAGGCCGTGCGCGACATGGCCGGGCAAGGCGTCGACATGGTGAAGCTGTGGGTCGACAGCATGAAGGGCGGAGTACCCAAGCTGCGCCCCGAGGTCTACCGCGCGGCGATCGACGAGGCCCACCGTCATGGCCTCCGGGCCGCCGCGCACATCCACGATCTGGAAGACGCCAAGGCAGTGGTCGAGGCGGGGATCGACGTGCTTGCCCACGGGGTACGGGACCAGCCAGTGGATGACGCCTTCATCCAGGCCATGAAGACACGCGGCGTCTGGTACATCCCCACCGTCAACCTGGACGAGGCGAACTACCTCTACGCCGAGCACCCCGCCTGGATGGACGAACCCTTCTTCCGTGCCGCGGTGGACCCGGCCCTGCAACGTCGCTTCGATGATCCCCAGTGGCAGCGCGAGACCCTCGCCAGCGAGGGCGCGGCGAAAGCGCGAAAGGCGGTGGCGATCAATCTCCAGAACCTCCGCGCCCTGCACCAGGCGGGTGTGAAGATCGGCTTCGGCACGGACTCGGGAGCGCTGCCGCAGCGCATTCCCGGCTTCGCCGAGCACCGCGAGCTCGAGTTGATGACCCAGGCCGGCCTGACACCCGCGCGGGCCCTGCGCGCCGCGACGCGCGACTCGGCCGAGCTGTTGGGCTTGAAGTCCCAGGGGGCCATCGCGCCGGGCATGGTGGCGGATCTGGTGGTCCTGGACTCCGATCCCGTCCAGGACATCCGCAACACCCGTGACATCCACGCGGTCTGGCGGCGTGGCGTCCAGGTGCGCCCACTCCGGGCACCTTGA
- a CDS encoding serine hydrolase domain-containing protein, with protein MSAPRKSPYAGGPGADVVLHGTVGPGFEEVREELRRNFTERGELGASCAVYLRGQKVVDLWGGWKDASTREPWEEDTCALVFSTTKGMAAITAAVAHSRGWLDYDAPVASYWPEFAQAGKSRITVRQLLAHQAGLPALDEAMEPVKLADLDYLAKVLARQAPAWEPGTRHGYHSFTIGWYLGELIRRVDPRHRSLGRFFQEEVAAPLGLHFHIGLPRDVPDSRVARLQAIPSLQVLFHEHSLPTRMMLAFLWPRSLTARALGNPRSRRLSDFDTPEYRPLELPAAGGIGQARAVARAYGSLATGGHELGLTPATLAALTAPPVLPTRGTYDVVLKAHTTFSLGYTRPCPTLDFGPNPRAFGTSGAGGSLGFADPDAQLGFGYVMNRSGLHLMSDPRARALRDAVYRCLARLSGSASRAA; from the coding sequence ATGAGCGCCCCGCGCAAGTCCCCCTACGCCGGTGGTCCCGGAGCGGACGTCGTCCTCCACGGCACCGTCGGCCCCGGCTTCGAGGAGGTCCGCGAGGAGCTCCGCCGCAACTTCACCGAGCGTGGGGAGCTGGGTGCCTCCTGTGCTGTCTACCTCCGCGGCCAGAAGGTGGTGGACCTCTGGGGCGGCTGGAAGGACGCCAGCACCCGCGAGCCCTGGGAGGAGGACACCTGTGCCCTCGTCTTCTCCACCACCAAGGGCATGGCCGCCATCACCGCCGCCGTGGCCCACTCGCGAGGCTGGCTCGACTACGACGCGCCCGTCGCCTCCTACTGGCCCGAGTTCGCCCAGGCCGGCAAGTCCCGCATCACCGTGCGCCAGCTCCTCGCGCACCAGGCCGGCCTGCCCGCGCTCGATGAAGCGATGGAGCCGGTGAAGCTCGCCGACCTCGACTACCTGGCGAAGGTGCTCGCCCGGCAGGCTCCCGCGTGGGAGCCCGGCACGCGCCACGGCTACCACAGCTTCACCATCGGCTGGTACCTCGGCGAGCTCATCCGCCGCGTCGATCCCCGGCACCGCAGCCTCGGCCGCTTCTTCCAGGAGGAGGTCGCCGCCCCGCTCGGCCTCCACTTCCACATCGGCCTGCCCCGGGACGTGCCCGACTCGCGCGTGGCCCGCCTCCAGGCCATCCCCAGCCTCCAGGTGCTCTTCCACGAGCACTCGCTGCCCACGAGGATGATGTTGGCCTTCTTGTGGCCGCGCTCGCTCACCGCGCGTGCCCTCGGCAACCCCCGCTCGCGCAGGCTCTCCGACTTCGACACGCCCGAGTACCGTCCTCTCGAGCTGCCCGCCGCGGGTGGCATCGGACAGGCGCGCGCCGTCGCCCGGGCCTACGGCTCGCTCGCCACGGGCGGCCACGAGTTGGGCCTCACGCCCGCAACGCTCGCGGCCCTCACCGCCCCGCCCGTCCTCCCCACCCGGGGCACCTACGACGTGGTGCTCAAGGCGCACACCACCTTCTCGCTCGGCTACACCCGCCCCTGCCCCACGCTCGACTTCGGCCCCAACCCGCGCGCCTTCGGTACTTCGGGCGCGGGAGGCTCCCTGGGCTTCGCCGATCCGGACGCCCAGCTCGGCTTCGGCTACGTGATGAACCGCTCGGGCCTGCACCTCATGAGCGATCCGCGCGCCCGCGCCCTGCGCGACGCCGTCTACCGCTGCCTCGCGCGCCTGTCCGGCTCCGCCTCTCGCGCGGCGTGA